From a single Miltoncostaea oceani genomic region:
- a CDS encoding regulatory protein RecX, producing the protein MPVLRLKVQVRRPDRMSLFLGEEYWRAATFDTISVLGIQGGEMTDEQVAVLSESLDVRDAFDVAARALSFRSRTTKQLEERLRSRGFSPEAIAGAIARLGQIGAIDDDETARARAEVLRDRRKGPVVARREMTMLGIDRERGEEIVAEVFPQEGRLPLAIACRGTIAGSITRPERQRLAARLTRSGHEHDVVAAALAEIPAAEDEASDSDEARQERPRWSQQEIADQLGRRYPTALKDRKALNRAVSWFARRGVAIGAVLEVVRALEEGTLELRK; encoded by the coding sequence GTGCCCGTGCTGCGTCTCAAGGTCCAGGTCCGCCGCCCTGACAGGATGAGTCTCTTCCTCGGTGAGGAGTACTGGCGCGCGGCCACCTTCGACACCATCTCAGTGCTCGGGATCCAGGGTGGGGAGATGACCGACGAACAGGTCGCCGTGTTGTCTGAGAGCCTCGATGTCCGCGACGCCTTCGACGTCGCTGCGCGCGCCCTCTCGTTCCGGTCGCGTACCACCAAGCAGCTGGAGGAGCGACTGCGCTCCCGCGGCTTCAGCCCCGAAGCGATCGCCGGAGCGATCGCACGTCTCGGGCAGATCGGCGCGATCGACGATGACGAGACCGCCCGCGCCCGCGCCGAGGTGCTCCGGGATCGCCGCAAGGGGCCTGTCGTCGCCCGGCGCGAGATGACGATGCTCGGCATCGACCGCGAGCGCGGAGAGGAGATCGTCGCCGAGGTCTTCCCCCAAGAGGGCCGCCTACCACTCGCGATCGCCTGTCGCGGGACGATCGCCGGCTCGATCACACGTCCGGAGCGCCAGCGTCTTGCCGCTCGCCTGACACGCTCGGGCCACGAGCACGACGTCGTCGCAGCCGCCCTCGCCGAGATCCCCGCAGCCGAGGATGAGGCGTCGGACTCTGACGAGGCCCGGCAGGAGCGCCCGCGGTGGTCACAGCAGGAGATCGCCGATCAGCTGGGTCGCCGCTACCCGACGGCGCTGAAGGACCGCAAGGCTCTCAACCGGGCGGTCTCCTGGTTCGCCCGCCGTGGCGTCGCGATCGGAGCCGTGCTCGAGGTCGTCCGCGCCCTCGAGGAGGGGACGCTAGAACTCCGAAAGTAG